Proteins encoded by one window of Girardinichthys multiradiatus isolate DD_20200921_A chromosome 14, DD_fGirMul_XY1, whole genome shotgun sequence:
- the LOC124880352 gene encoding uncharacterized protein LOC124880352 — protein MLLPIAVSYLINIHFIFFFILAEMNDMKAFVHHKTSFIPADVGGNVTLRCSHDSNAASYYWYKQALGQKPQLISMSYRLEKSGTFHKEFKDNLRFTLETEVDKSQLKISDLQRSDTGTYLCASSRSFLLTFGKGVTVIVKDSVPGYKVLVHQSESKAVQPGGSLTLNCTVETRICRGEHRVFWFRNSAENDPGPIYTCGGRKDKCGRNLNIQATCVYNLPMKNINKSHVGTYYCAVASNGQIVFGNGTKLELESELVLVYILCAAFIFTTILSALLAFILYKKCKSDRRQTSGRQPKLRFCKCYSAHPIKKTEEKLRN, from the exons atgcttcTGCCCATAGCTGTAAG TTATCTAattaacatacattttattttcttctttattttagcTGAGATGAATGATATGAAAGCATTTGTGCATCACAAGACAAGCTTTATACCAGCTGATGTTGGTGGAAACGTGACTCTGCGATGTTCTCATGATAGTAATGCTGCAAGTTATTACTGGTATAAGCAAGCCCTGGGACAGAAGCCACAGCTTATTTCTATGAGTTATAGATTAGAGAAAAGTGGTACTTTCCACAAGGAGTTTAAGGACAACCTGCGATTCACTCTGGAAACAGAAGTAGATAAGAGTCAGTTAAAAATTTCTGATTTACAGCGTTCAGACACAGGAACTTACCTCTGTGCAAGTAGCCGTTCATTCCTGCTCACATTTGGGAAGGGTGTAACAGTTATTGTTAAGGATTCAGTTCCGGGATATAAGGTTTTGGTCCACCAGTCAGAATCTAAAGCTGTCCAGCCAGGAGGCTCTTTGACTCTGAACTGTACAGTAGAAACTAGGATCTGCAGAGGAGAACACAGAGTTTTCTGGTTCAGAAACTCTGCAGAAAATGATCCAGGACCCATTTACACATGTGGAGGGAGAAAAGATAAATGTGGAAGAAATCTCAACATACAGGCCACCTGTGTGTACAACCTGCCAATGAAGAACATAAACAAGTCTCATGTTGGGACTTATTACTGTGCTGTTGCCTCAAATGGACAAATAGTGTTTGGAAATGGGACCAAATTGGAATTAGAAA GTGAGCTGGTCTTAGTGTACATATTATGTGCAGCTTTTATTTTCACCACCATTCTAAGTGCTTTACTGGCCTTCATACTGTACAAGAAATGCAAGAGCGATCGTCGCCAAACTTCAG GAAGACAGCCTAAATTACGCTTCTGTAAATGTTACTCAGCCCACCCGATCAAGAAGACAGAAGAAAAGCTTCGAAACTGA
- the LOC124880353 gene encoding uncharacterized protein LOC124880353, which produces MVLVREKMLPSLTLLLPIFQEAVDPLTSGGRVFELDELLVEDVSVDIVEVHKQDPCAFRHDGETLSGLEAFVVFRHGKSLFTSSSEILNAGTGSEGFGRAEDGRSVEVRVFTEITKWWQKTTQKRAENKRAKHRGCHQQHHLGSFGDDDGDVLYANFGDNVTLHCFYTSSAKHLSWYKQVPGEPPQIISSFYKHLPDSNIFHKQFKDSKQLSVYTGEGLFSLRISNVQDPDSALYYCGYTIITVTEFDKGTFLLLKNSSCRSILHQPDSISVQPGGSVTLNCTVLTGNINGEHSVYWYKKNSEGSLLGTLYTMTRSGGLCVRSSENNSPLNSCVFSLPKRNVSVSDAAMYYCAVASCGQILFGAGTRLSVGEKQFETMLVHGGIAALTLSLILNIILIFILCQNARRRKHQLQGSHQQPKHAADTQNEEFTAVQYAALDFKQKPDARNRQENKEEDTIYSRVRQSNLK; this is translated from the exons ATGGTTCTTGTGCGGGAGAAAATGCTTCCCAGCCTCACCTTGCTGCTGCCGATctttcaggaagctgttgatccactgacaagtggaggcCGGGtctttgagctggatgagcttctggtggaggatgtctcgGTTGATATTGTTGaggtccacaaacaggatccttgc gctttcaggcatgatggggagacattatcaggtcttGAGGCCTTCGTTGTTTTCAGGCAtggaaagagcctatttacatcttcctctgagatccttaATGCAGGCACGGGATCTGAAG GTTTCGGTAGAGCAGAGGACGGCAGATCCGTGGAGGTCCGAGTTTTTACAG AGATCACCAAATGGTGgcagaaaacaacacaaaaacgaGCAGAAAACAAGAGGGCAAAGCaccgaggctgccatcagcagcaCCATCTTGGATCTTTCGGCGATGATG ATGGGGATGTGCTCTATGCTAACTTTGGAGACAATGTCACTTTGCATTGTTTCTACACCTCCAGTGCCAAACATCTTAGCTGGTACAAGCAGGTACCAGGAGAACCACCTCAGATAATATCTTCTTTTTACAAACACCTTCCAGACTCCAACATCTTCCACAAGCAGTTTAAGGACAGCAAGCAACTTTCAGTTTATACTGGGGAAGGGCTCTTCAGTCTAAGGATCTCCAATGTCCAAGACCCCGATTCAGCATTGTACTACTGTGGCTACACCATCATTACTGTCACTGAGTTTGACAAAGGAACATTTTTATTGCTAAAAA ATTCCAGTTGCAGGTCTATCCTCCACCAGCCAGACTCCATCTCTGTCCAACCAGGAGGCTCTGTGACTCTGAACTGCACCGTGCTCACTGGAAACATTAATGGAGAGCACAGTGTTTACTGGTACAAGAAGAACTCAGAGGGATCCCTTTTGGGAACATTGTACACAATGACACGCAGTGGTGGTCTGTGTGTTAGGAGCTCTGAGAACAATTCTCCTTTGAACAGCTGTGTGTTCAGTTTACCAAAGAGGAATGTGAGTGTTTCTGATGCCGCAATGTATTACTGTGCTGTGGCTTCATGTGGACAGATCCTGTTTGGGGCAGGAACAAGATTAAGTGTGGGAG AGAAACAGTTTGAAACCATGTTGGTGCATGGAGGGATTGCAGCCCTGACTCTTTCTCTGATCTTAAACATAATCTTGATTTTTATTCTCTGTCAAAATGCCAGACGAAGAAAACATCAATTACAAG GATCTCATCAACAGCCAAAACATGCTGCTGACACTCAG AATGAAGAATTCACGGCGGTACAGTATGCAGCCCTGGATTTCAAACAGAAGCCAGACGCAAGAAACAGACAGGAGAACAAAGAGGAGGACACAATTTACTCCAGAGTCAGACAATCCAACCTGAAGTGA